A segment of the Terriglobia bacterium genome:
GTTTGACACCAGAATCCCGCCTCCGTACCAGAACGTGGTTCCGTCCGGTGAAAAGCCGTCGTCTTCAATCAGGTTGTTTCGAATGACCGCATGGTAGCTGATTTCCCAGTGGATGCCGCTGCCCATGTTTCGCGCCGTGTGGTTGTTCTCAAACACGAAATAGTCGCAGCCGATATCCCCGTGCAACCCCGGTCCCTTGTTGTCATGCACGTAGTTGCTGTCAAAGGTCACGTGCGTCGAATAGGAGCCGATCTTGGCCCCGCCGGCTTCCCAGTCATAAGAATAGCCGGCATAATTGTTCTGATAGATCTCATTGCCTTTTACCAGGATGTTA
Coding sequences within it:
- a CDS encoding right-handed parallel beta-helix repeat-containing protein, which translates into the protein NILVKGNEIYQNNYAGYSYDWEAGGAKIGSYSTHVTFDSNYVHDNKGPGLHGDIGCDYFVFENNHTARNMGSGIHWEISYHAVIRNNLIEDDGFSPDGTTFWYGGGILVSNSENVEVYGNTVKGCMNGIGGTQGDRGTNAKTGATYNLKNLYVHDNTVIQKTGRAEGIVKSSKLDNTVFTSWGNHLKDSTFTLALSTYTYFCWLNQDWTFDQWLSYAAEH